Proteins encoded in a region of the Tubulanus polymorphus chromosome 10, tnTubPoly1.2, whole genome shotgun sequence genome:
- the LOC141912100 gene encoding uncharacterized protein LOC141912100 isoform X2 produces MRSPIRCRALCLLLLTLYATTFVTCARHYLRNLKRFDSAEDWTRDKLARWAKRASYIDDKRSRWASKRASLIDDKRASLIDDKRASLIDDKRASLIDDKRASLIDDKRASLIDDKRASLIDDKRASLIDDKRASLIDDKRTPLRDDKRASFIDDKRASLIDDKRASLIDDKRASFIDDKRSRWPAKKASFIDDKRASFIDDKRSDWSDKRASLIDDKRWFPGKRASFIDDKRASFIDDKRAQPTDNKRASFIDDKRASLIDDKRASFIDDKRASFIDDKRASPSQDKRASFIDDKRASFIDDKRASRREKLADAMVMHELKRENTESARE; encoded by the exons ATGAGGAGCCCTATTCGCTGTAGAGCGCTTTGTCTTTTATTACTGACCTTATATGCAACTACATTTGTTACGTGCGCGAGACACTATTTACGG AATTTGAAACGATTCGATTCAGCCGAAGACTGGACCCGGGATAAACTGGCTAGATGGGCGAAACGGGCCTCGTACATTGACGATAAGAGGTCGAGATGGGCATCGAAAAGAGCATCTTTAATTGACGATAAAAGGGCCTCATTGATAGATGATAAAAGGGCTTCGTTGATAGATGATAAGAGGGCTTCGTTGATAGATGATAAGAGGGCCTCATTGATAGATGATAAGAGGGCTTCTTTGATAGATGATAAGCGGGCCTCATTGATAGACGATAAAAGGGCCTCGTTGATAGATGACAAGCGGGCCTCATTGATAGATGATAAGAGGACTCCATTGAGAGATGATAAGCGTGCATCATTTATTGATGATAAGCGGGCATCGCTTATAGATGATAAGAGAGCCTCGCTAATAGATGATAAGAGGGCATCATTCATTGATGATAAACGATCGCGATGGCCAGCTAAAAAGGCTTCATTTATAGATGATAAAAGGGCTTCGTTCATTGATGATAAGAGGTCCGATTGGTCTGATAAGAGGGCCTCGCTGATAGACGACAAGCGATGGTTTCCTGGTAAGAGAGCGTCATTCATTGACGATAAGAGGGCCTCattcatcgatgataaaagggCACAACCAACTGATAATAAGAGGGCCTCGTTTATCGATGATAAAAGGGCCTCGCTGATAGATGATAAGAGGGCTTCGTTCATTGATGATAAGAGGGCCTCGTTTATTGATGATAAGAGGGCTTCGCCGAGTCAGGATAAAAGGGCCTCGTTTATCGATGATAAGAGGGCGTCGTTTATAGATGACAAGAGGGCctctcgacgggaaaagttAGCTGACGCGATGGTGATGCACGAATTGAAAAGG GAAAACACGGAATCGGCGCGAGAATGA
- the LOC141912100 gene encoding uncharacterized protein LOC141912100 isoform X1, with protein sequence MRSPIRCRALCLLLLTLYATTFVTCARHYLRNLKRFDSAEDWTRDKLARWAKRASYIDDKRSRWASKRASLIDDKRASLIDDKRASLIDDKRASLIDDKRASLIDDKRASLIDDKRASLIDDKRASLIDDKRASLIDDKRTPLRDDKRASFIDDKRASLIDDKRASLIDDKRASFIDDKRSRWPAKKASFIDDKRASFIDDKRSDWSDKRASLIDDKRWFPGKRASFIDDKRASFIDDKRAQPTDNKRASFIDDKRASLIDDKRASFIDDKRASFIDDKRASPSQDKRASFIDDKRASFIDDKRASRREKLADAMVMHELKRMMLNRGAQSNDEDKGPVVRRYYQY encoded by the exons ATGAGGAGCCCTATTCGCTGTAGAGCGCTTTGTCTTTTATTACTGACCTTATATGCAACTACATTTGTTACGTGCGCGAGACACTATTTACGG AATTTGAAACGATTCGATTCAGCCGAAGACTGGACCCGGGATAAACTGGCTAGATGGGCGAAACGGGCCTCGTACATTGACGATAAGAGGTCGAGATGGGCATCGAAAAGAGCATCTTTAATTGACGATAAAAGGGCCTCATTGATAGATGATAAAAGGGCTTCGTTGATAGATGATAAGAGGGCTTCGTTGATAGATGATAAGAGGGCCTCATTGATAGATGATAAGAGGGCTTCTTTGATAGATGATAAGCGGGCCTCATTGATAGACGATAAAAGGGCCTCGTTGATAGATGACAAGCGGGCCTCATTGATAGATGATAAGAGGACTCCATTGAGAGATGATAAGCGTGCATCATTTATTGATGATAAGCGGGCATCGCTTATAGATGATAAGAGAGCCTCGCTAATAGATGATAAGAGGGCATCATTCATTGATGATAAACGATCGCGATGGCCAGCTAAAAAGGCTTCATTTATAGATGATAAAAGGGCTTCGTTCATTGATGATAAGAGGTCCGATTGGTCTGATAAGAGGGCCTCGCTGATAGACGACAAGCGATGGTTTCCTGGTAAGAGAGCGTCATTCATTGACGATAAGAGGGCCTCattcatcgatgataaaagggCACAACCAACTGATAATAAGAGGGCCTCGTTTATCGATGATAAAAGGGCCTCGCTGATAGATGATAAGAGGGCTTCGTTCATTGATGATAAGAGGGCCTCGTTTATTGATGATAAGAGGGCTTCGCCGAGTCAGGATAAAAGGGCCTCGTTTATCGATGATAAGAGGGCGTCGTTTATAGATGACAAGAGGGCctctcgacgggaaaagttAGCTGACGCGATGGTGATGCACGAATTGAAAAGG ATGATGTTAAACCGTGGCGCACAGTCCAATGATGAAGACAAAGGGCCCGTGGTTCGTCGCTATTACCAATATTGA